Proteins found in one Seonamhaeicola sp. S2-3 genomic segment:
- a CDS encoding Lrp/AsnC family transcriptional regulator produces MKTDELNKKILKCLQHNARLSNAEIGRRVGISSPAVSERIKKMEDLGIIEGYKALISPFEIGYQFKAIITLRAFMGKLKPFLEKVKTFDEVVNCYRITGDENIVMEVVLKNQKHLETFIDQLIVYGESKTQIVLSRVIKQSEIKPI; encoded by the coding sequence ATGAAAACAGATGAGCTTAATAAGAAGATTTTGAAGTGTTTACAACATAATGCTAGACTTTCTAATGCCGAAATTGGGCGTCGGGTAGGAATAAGTTCTCCTGCCGTTTCAGAGCGCATCAAAAAAATGGAAGATTTAGGTATCATAGAAGGTTATAAAGCTTTAATTTCTCCGTTTGAAATAGGTTATCAATTTAAAGCCATAATAACATTACGTGCTTTTATGGGGAAATTAAAACCGTTTTTAGAAAAAGTAAAAACTTTTGATGAGGTGGTTAATTGTTACCGTATAACAGGTGATGAAAATATTGTTATGGAAGTGGTTTTAAAAAACCAAAAACACCTTGAAACATTTATAGATCAGCTTATTGTTTACGGAGAAAGTAAAACGCAAATTGTTCTTTCTAGAGTTATAAAGCAAAGTGAGATAAAACCTATTTAA
- a CDS encoding YpdA family putative bacillithiol disulfide reductase, which yields MTKEALQTEKDIIIIGGGPIGIACALECKKRNWNYVVIEKGTLTNSLFNYPKNMTFFSTSEKLEIDSIPFISNNPKPNRDEALEYYRRVTTSNNLNINLYETVETVTKTANVFEVKTTKCNYTAKHVIISTGFYDIPKLLNVPGENLDKVTHYYKEAHNYTLQDIVVVGASNSAVDAALEIWRKGGRVTMVIRGENIGERVKYWVRPDIINRIEEGSIKAYFNSEIKEITPNSVVVKTPKGLVTLPNDYVIALTGYLPNFKLLKNSGITLSNDDKSIPTYNSETMESNIKNLYLAGVICGGKETHKWFIENSRIHAKRIAKHIETKLN from the coding sequence ATGACAAAAGAAGCATTGCAAACAGAAAAAGATATTATAATTATTGGAGGCGGCCCTATTGGTATTGCCTGCGCTTTAGAATGTAAAAAAAGAAACTGGAATTACGTGGTTATAGAAAAAGGTACTTTAACAAATTCACTGTTTAATTACCCTAAAAACATGACGTTTTTTTCAACATCTGAAAAATTAGAAATAGACAGTATTCCTTTTATTAGCAACAACCCAAAGCCTAATAGAGACGAAGCTTTAGAGTATTACAGGCGCGTTACAACATCAAATAACTTAAACATTAATTTATACGAAACTGTTGAAACCGTAACCAAAACAGCAAATGTATTTGAAGTAAAAACAACTAAGTGTAATTACACCGCTAAACATGTAATTATTAGCACTGGTTTTTATGACATCCCTAAATTACTTAATGTTCCAGGTGAAAATTTAGACAAAGTAACGCATTACTACAAAGAAGCTCACAACTACACCTTGCAAGATATTGTGGTAGTTGGCGCAAGCAATTCTGCTGTTGATGCTGCTTTAGAAATTTGGCGCAAAGGCGGACGTGTAACTATGGTTATTAGAGGAGAAAATATTGGTGAACGTGTTAAATATTGGGTGCGTCCAGATATAATTAATCGTATTGAAGAAGGTAGCATAAAAGCCTATTTTAATTCTGAAATTAAAGAAATAACACCAAATTCTGTAGTTGTAAAAACACCTAAAGGCTTGGTTACATTGCCTAATGATTATGTAATTGCTCTAACAGGATATCTTCCTAACTTTAAACTATTAAAAAACAGTGGCATTACACTTTCTAATGATGATAAAAGTATTCCAACATACAATAGTGAAACTATGGAGTCTAATATAAAAAACTTATATTTAGCCGGTGTAATTTGTGGCGGAAAAGAAACCCATAAATGGTTTATAGAAAACTCTAGAATTCATGCAAAACGTATTGCAAAACATATTGAAACCAAATTAAATTAA
- a CDS encoding VOC family protein has protein sequence MDLNQITIPSKDVVKATEFYKTLGLRLIVDACPRYVRFECPKGNSTFSIHKVEKLPKGEGISIYFENENLDELVKNLQQKGINFVQLPETKSWLWREAHLNDLDGNKIILYHAGENRKNPPWHIN, from the coding sequence ATGGATTTAAACCAAATCACAATACCATCAAAAGATGTTGTAAAAGCAACAGAATTTTACAAAACCTTGGGATTGCGTCTTATTGTTGATGCATGCCCAAGGTATGTAAGATTTGAATGCCCCAAAGGAAACAGCACCTTTTCTATTCATAAAGTTGAAAAATTGCCTAAAGGCGAAGGCATTAGCATTTATTTTGAAAACGAAAATTTAGATGAATTGGTTAAAAACCTTCAGCAAAAAGGTATTAATTTTGTACAATTACCCGAAACCAAATCATGGCTTTGGCGTGAAGCTCATTTAAACGATTTAGACGGCAACAAAATTATTTTATACCACGCTGGAGAAAACCGAAAAAATCCGCCGTGGCACATAAATTAA
- a CDS encoding MFS transporter yields the protein MKTLMNNYVNTFKGLSTEVWWLALITLINRAGTMVIPFLSLYLTKSLKFSVTDVAWIMSAFGLGSVVGSWLGGKLTDKIGYYKVMCYSLISTGILFVALQFLSTFLAFCIGIFLVMLVADTFRPAMFVALSAYSKPENKTRSVTLIRLAINLGFSAGPAIGGLIITSLSYKGLFWVDGITCIAATLVLINVLNPKLTKTLDEVKTKNPKSAYNDKAFIIFLVAMALFGVVFLQYFSTMPIYYKDVHALSEMEIGLLLGMNGFIIFVFEMPLIKWLENTAFKKTSLMLFGAILTGLSFIILNLTNWVGILVIGMLLMTFGEMIAFPFSNAFALDRAKKGNQGEYMALYAIAFSIAHIFGHNLGLQMIGKLGFDNTWFIITAIAALCVFLLFFLKQYLNAKKKTRIKAIETEVEEEEILWI from the coding sequence ATGAAAACACTAATGAACAATTACGTAAACACGTTTAAAGGACTCTCAACAGAAGTATGGTGGTTAGCACTTATTACATTAATTAATAGAGCAGGCACCATGGTTATTCCATTCTTATCATTATATCTAACCAAAAGTTTAAAATTTTCGGTTACAGATGTAGCGTGGATTATGAGTGCTTTTGGTTTAGGTTCGGTTGTGGGCTCATGGTTAGGCGGTAAGTTAACCGATAAAATTGGTTACTACAAAGTAATGTGCTACAGCTTAATTAGCACGGGTATTTTATTTGTTGCATTACAGTTTTTAAGCACCTTTTTAGCATTTTGCATTGGTATATTTTTAGTTATGTTGGTGGCAGATACTTTTAGACCTGCCATGTTTGTAGCATTAAGTGCTTATAGCAAACCAGAAAACAAAACTCGGTCTGTTACACTAATTAGGTTAGCAATAAATTTAGGGTTTTCAGCAGGTCCTGCCATTGGAGGTCTAATTATTACTAGCTTGAGTTATAAAGGATTGTTTTGGGTTGATGGCATTACATGTATAGCTGCAACTTTAGTATTAATAAATGTGCTTAATCCAAAATTAACTAAAACTTTAGATGAAGTAAAAACTAAAAACCCAAAGTCTGCATACAATGATAAAGCTTTTATTATTTTCCTAGTTGCTATGGCACTTTTTGGAGTGGTATTTTTACAATACTTCTCTACAATGCCTATTTATTACAAAGATGTACACGCTTTAAGCGAAATGGAAATTGGATTATTATTGGGTATGAATGGGTTTATCATTTTTGTATTTGAAATGCCACTAATAAAATGGTTAGAAAACACAGCTTTCAAAAAAACAAGTTTAATGCTTTTTGGAGCCATTTTAACAGGATTAAGTTTTATTATTCTTAACCTTACTAATTGGGTTGGTATATTAGTAATTGGTATGCTTTTAATGACTTTTGGTGAAATGATAGCCTTCCCTTTTTCAAATGCGTTTGCTTTAGATAGAGCAAAAAAAGGAAACCAAGGAGAATATATGGCTCTTTACGCTATAGCCTTCTCTATTGCTCATATTTTTGGACATAATTTAGGACTACAAATGATTGGAAAATTAGGGTTTGACAATACTTGGTTTATTATAACAGCCATAGCAGCATTATGCGTTTTCTTATTATTCTTTCTAAAACAATACTTAAATGCTAAAAAAAAGACACGCATAAAAGCAATTGAAACTGAAGTTGAAGAAGAAGAAATACTATGGATTTAA
- a CDS encoding DUF1684 domain-containing protein, with protein sequence MRNLLLFLLLINTVCCAQDKKPIQGETEFQREMNAQFKDATKSPLTEKDRKHFTGLDFFKFDSAYVVTAQFKRTPNEKPFKMKTTTNRRSTYVKYGELYFTLKGKDLKLNVYQNLGLIEEDGYEDYLFLPFLDETNGEESYGGGRYVDAKIPTGDTMIIDFNEAYNPYCAYNTKYSCPVVPRENYLRVRIEAGVKAFKKHL encoded by the coding sequence ATGAGAAACTTACTTCTGTTTTTACTGTTAATTAATACAGTTTGTTGTGCTCAAGATAAAAAGCCAATACAAGGTGAAACTGAATTTCAAAGAGAAATGAATGCACAGTTTAAAGATGCAACAAAATCTCCTTTAACAGAAAAAGACCGTAAGCATTTTACAGGCTTAGATTTTTTTAAGTTTGATTCTGCATATGTAGTAACAGCTCAATTTAAAAGAACGCCTAATGAAAAGCCTTTTAAAATGAAAACTACTACCAATAGAAGATCTACATATGTGAAATATGGCGAACTTTATTTTACATTAAAAGGGAAAGATTTAAAGCTAAATGTTTATCAAAACCTAGGTTTAATTGAAGAAGATGGTTACGAAGATTATTTGTTTTTACCTTTTTTAGATGAAACAAATGGAGAGGAAAGTTACGGAGGAGGTAGGTATGTTGATGCTAAAATACCAACGGGTGATACTATGATAATTGACTTTAATGAAGCCTATAATCCTTATTGTGCTTATAATACTAAATATTCTTGCCCTGTTGTTCCTAGAGAAAACTATTTAAGAGTTAGAATTGAAGCTGGCGTAAAGGCCTTTAAGAAGCACTTATAA
- the crcB gene encoding fluoride efflux transporter CrcB, translating into MKHLLLVFVGGGFGSVLRYIIGKYLNSSQTGIPYGTFAANILGSLLIGIILGLAAKNNSLNQSQTLLLATGFCGGFTTFSTFAYENHVFLKSGDFTSFALYTIVSFVIGFLAVFLGMFLVK; encoded by the coding sequence ATGAAACATTTATTATTGGTTTTTGTTGGTGGTGGTTTTGGTAGTGTATTACGTTACATTATTGGCAAATATTTAAACAGCAGCCAAACAGGAATACCTTATGGTACTTTTGCTGCTAATATTTTGGGTAGTTTGCTTATTGGTATTATTTTGGGTTTAGCTGCTAAAAATAATTCATTAAACCAAAGTCAAACATTGTTATTGGCTACGGGGTTTTGTGGTGGTTTTACAACTTTTTCAACCTTTGCCTATGAAAACCATGTGTTTTTAAAATCTGGCGATTTTACAAGTTTTGCGCTTTATACAATTGTTAGCTTTGTAATAGGTTTTTTAGCAGTGTTTTTGGGAATGTTTTTGGTGAAGTAG
- a CDS encoding GyrI-like domain-containing protein, with translation MKAFKYILFLLLIIIIGTAIYIAVQPNSFEVSRTRTIKAPAPVIYSNVIDFKNWEKWSSWVEENPEMKLTYGEKTRGVGGSYSWEDKDGIGTMTTIETILNTTITQEMQFAEFPKSDVSWEFKRTDDGATDVTWKISGKDLPFGFKAFATFTGGMDKQIGPHYERSLEKLDSIVQLRLKAFSINIDGITEYGGGFYMYKTTSATGTNISQIMGKQYGEIMSYMSKNNIVANGMPFTIYNEMNTENGNIIMSNAIPIMSKVTVENGSEILCGYIPKTKALKTTLKGNYTNLPKAWEATMKHISENGLEMSDIKPFEIYTNDPGNFPNPADWITEIYIPLK, from the coding sequence ATGAAAGCCTTTAAATACATTTTATTCCTTTTGCTCATTATCATTATAGGTACAGCTATATATATTGCAGTACAGCCAAACTCTTTTGAAGTTAGCAGGACTAGAACTATTAAAGCTCCAGCGCCAGTTATTTACTCTAATGTAATAGACTTTAAAAATTGGGAAAAATGGTCTTCTTGGGTTGAAGAAAATCCTGAAATGAAACTTACCTATGGTGAAAAAACTAGAGGTGTAGGTGGTTCTTATTCTTGGGAAGACAAAGACGGAATTGGTACCATGACTACTATAGAAACCATACTCAACACTACTATTACACAAGAAATGCAATTTGCAGAGTTTCCAAAATCTGATGTTTCATGGGAATTTAAACGTACTGATGATGGGGCAACCGATGTAACTTGGAAAATTTCTGGAAAAGACCTCCCTTTTGGTTTTAAAGCTTTTGCTACTTTTACTGGTGGCATGGACAAACAAATAGGTCCACATTATGAGCGTAGTTTAGAAAAACTAGATAGTATAGTTCAATTACGTTTAAAAGCTTTTTCTATAAATATTGATGGTATAACAGAATATGGAGGTGGTTTTTATATGTACAAAACCACATCTGCAACTGGTACTAATATTAGCCAAATAATGGGGAAACAATATGGTGAAATTATGAGCTATATGTCAAAAAATAATATTGTTGCCAACGGTATGCCTTTCACTATTTATAATGAAATGAATACCGAAAACGGAAATATTATTATGAGTAACGCTATACCTATTATGAGCAAAGTTACTGTTGAAAATGGTAGTGAAATACTTTGTGGTTACATACCCAAAACAAAAGCTTTAAAAACTACTTTAAAAGGAAATTATACCAACCTACCAAAAGCATGGGAAGCAACTATGAAACATATCTCTGAAAATGGTTTAGAAATGTCTGACATTAAACCTTTTGAAATTTACACTAATGACCCTGGAAATTTCCCAAATCCAGCAGATTGGATTACAGAAATATACATTCCTCTTAAATAG
- a CDS encoding dihydrofolate reductase: MKLKFFLSVVLISVVLFGCVDGKPEKTNETSEIVETEKFNYNVEQFADLKILRYQIPGWDKLTLKEQKLVYYLTQAGLSGRDIIWDQNYRHNLTIRKALENIYTNYKGDKTSDDWKAFEVYLKRVWFSNGIHHHYSNDKIKPEFSADYLKELLTQTNTVLEGEPFDVIFNDVDSKKVNKKKGIDNIAESAVNFYGPNVTNKDVQNFYKTKVSPDPNKPLSFGLNSQLVKENGVVKERVYKSGGLYGSAIDEIVKWLELAKGVAENEAQANALGVLIEYYKTGDLQTWDDYNVAWTKATEGNIDYINSFIEVYNDPLGYRGSYETIVQINDFDMSQKMKVLSDNAQWFEDNSSIMDKHKKENVVGVTYKVVNVAGEAGDASPSTPIGVNLPNANWIRANVGSKSVSLGNIVHAYNNAGSTGRLKEFVHDEEELQLEEKYGQLADKLHTALHEVIGHASGKINPGVGTVNETLKNYRSTLEEGRADLVALYYLYDSKLQELGLVDDWKSVGKAAYDGYIRNGLMMQLIRLNLGDDVEEAHMRNRQWVSAWVYEKGKADNVIEKVTRNGKTYFNITNYEKLRELFGDLLRETQRIKSEGDYEAVEALVEGYGVKVDQAIHAEVLERNKQFKSAPYSGFVNPVLVPETNEAGEITTIKVTQPKTFAEQMLYYSKNYNFLPEVN, encoded by the coding sequence ATGAAACTAAAATTTTTTCTAAGTGTAGTGTTAATTTCTGTTGTTTTATTTGGTTGTGTTGATGGCAAACCTGAAAAAACCAATGAAACCTCTGAAATTGTGGAAACTGAAAAGTTCAATTATAATGTTGAGCAGTTTGCAGATTTAAAGATTTTAAGATATCAAATTCCGGGTTGGGATAAACTAACTTTAAAGGAGCAAAAGTTGGTGTACTATTTAACCCAAGCAGGATTATCTGGTAGAGATATTATTTGGGATCAAAACTACCGTCATAATTTAACTATTAGAAAAGCACTTGAAAATATTTATACTAATTACAAAGGCGATAAAACTTCTGATGATTGGAAAGCTTTTGAGGTATATTTAAAGCGTGTATGGTTTAGTAATGGCATTCATCATCATTATTCAAATGATAAGATTAAACCAGAATTTTCTGCAGATTATTTAAAAGAATTATTAACACAAACTAATACGGTTTTAGAAGGTGAGCCTTTTGATGTTATCTTTAATGATGTCGATTCTAAAAAAGTAAACAAGAAAAAAGGCATTGATAACATAGCAGAATCTGCTGTTAATTTTTACGGACCTAATGTTACTAATAAAGATGTTCAAAATTTTTATAAAACTAAAGTGTCTCCAGACCCAAATAAACCCTTGTCTTTTGGGTTAAACTCTCAGTTAGTAAAAGAAAATGGTGTGGTAAAAGAACGCGTTTATAAATCTGGCGGGCTTTATGGAAGTGCTATTGATGAGATAGTTAAATGGTTAGAACTTGCCAAAGGTGTTGCCGAAAATGAAGCACAAGCCAATGCGCTTGGGGTATTAATTGAGTATTATAAAACTGGAGATTTACAAACTTGGGATGACTATAATGTAGCTTGGACAAAAGCCACAGAAGGCAATATTGACTATATAAACAGTTTTATTGAAGTTTATAACGACCCACTAGGCTACAGAGGTTCTTATGAAACTATAGTGCAAATAAATGATTTTGATATGTCTCAAAAAATGAAAGTATTATCAGATAACGCACAATGGTTTGAAGATAATTCTTCTATAATGGATAAACATAAAAAAGAAAATGTTGTAGGGGTAACTTATAAAGTTGTTAATGTTGCTGGTGAAGCTGGAGATGCATCTCCAAGTACACCAATAGGTGTTAATTTACCTAATGCCAACTGGATTCGTGCAAATGTAGGTAGTAAATCTGTTTCTTTAGGAAACATTGTCCATGCTTATAACAACGCAGGAAGTACAGGACGTTTAAAAGAATTTGTTCATGATGAAGAAGAATTGCAGTTAGAAGAAAAGTATGGGCAATTAGCTGATAAACTTCACACAGCATTGCATGAAGTAATAGGTCATGCTTCAGGAAAAATAAACCCAGGTGTTGGCACTGTAAATGAAACACTTAAAAATTATAGATCTACTTTAGAGGAAGGTAGAGCAGATTTAGTAGCATTATATTATTTATATGATAGCAAATTACAAGAGCTAGGACTTGTTGATGATTGGAAATCTGTAGGAAAAGCAGCTTACGATGGTTACATAAGAAATGGCTTAATGATGCAATTAATTCGTTTAAATTTAGGCGATGATGTTGAAGAAGCACATATGCGTAACAGACAGTGGGTAAGTGCATGGGTTTATGAAAAAGGAAAAGCAGACAACGTTATTGAAAAAGTAACACGCAATGGTAAAACCTATTTTAACATAACCAATTATGAAAAACTACGTGAACTTTTTGGCGATTTATTACGTGAAACACAGCGTATAAAATCTGAAGGTGATTACGAAGCTGTAGAAGCTTTGGTAGAAGGTTACGGCGTAAAAGTAGACCAAGCTATTCATGCCGAAGTTTTAGAACGTAATAAGCAATTTAAGTCAGCTCCATACTCAGGTTTTGTTAACCCTGTTTTAGTACCAGAAACTAATGAAGCTGGCGAGATTACAACTATTAAAGTAACACAGCCAAAAACATTTGCAGAACAAATGCTGTATTACAGTAAAAACTATAATTTTTTACCAGAGGTAAATTAA
- a CDS encoding nucleoside triphosphate pyrophosphohydrolase family protein, with translation MQDKINAVKAFHTAFKIGHRETPKANLGIEKNVLRYKLMREENEEYLDAANNGDLVEVADALGDMLYILCGTIIEHGLQYKIEEVFEEIQRSNMSKLGADGEPIYREDGKVLKGPNYFKPNIQSILNK, from the coding sequence ATGCAAGACAAAATAAACGCCGTTAAGGCATTTCATACAGCATTTAAAATAGGCCACAGAGAAACCCCTAAAGCAAACTTAGGTATAGAAAAAAATGTGTTACGGTATAAGTTGATGAGAGAAGAAAATGAAGAGTATTTAGACGCTGCTAATAATGGTGATTTAGTAGAAGTGGCCGATGCCTTAGGAGATATGCTTTATATTTTGTGTGGTACCATAATAGAACATGGTTTACAATATAAAATAGAAGAAGTGTTTGAAGAAATTCAGCGTAGTAATATGAGTAAGTTAGGAGCAGATGGTGAACCTATTTATAGAGAAGATGGAAAAGTACTTAAAGGGCCTAATTATTTTAAACCCAATATTCAATCAATTTTAAATAAATAG